One Bacillus sp. 1780r2a1 DNA segment encodes these proteins:
- the pdaA gene encoding delta-lactam-biosynthetic de-N-acetylase, with translation MRRFILFLVVLVGVTIPVSAQTYSNKPISWGFQKSKNHKPADAGASHEKLLKKYEAFYLGDTTKKEIYLTFDNGYENGYTADVLDVLKKRKVPATFFVTGHYLKDQPKLIKRMVREGHIVGNHSWHHPDLTQVNDKRFKEELQKVEDKYKDITGRDDMQYIRSPRGVFSERTLALSQEEGYINVFWSLAFVDWMTNAQKGWRYSYDNIMAQIHPGAILLLHTVSKDNAEALDKAIHDLQEEGYTFKSIDDLVFEREKVAPIEKKEPTDMTEQKTP, from the coding sequence ATGCGTAGATTCATCCTTTTCCTCGTTGTTTTAGTAGGCGTAACGATTCCAGTTTCAGCACAAACCTATTCAAATAAACCAATTAGCTGGGGGTTTCAAAAAAGTAAAAATCACAAGCCGGCTGATGCAGGAGCTTCTCATGAAAAGCTATTAAAGAAATACGAAGCTTTTTACCTTGGTGATACAACCAAAAAAGAAATTTATCTTACGTTTGACAACGGCTATGAAAATGGCTACACAGCAGACGTTCTTGACGTGTTGAAAAAGCGTAAAGTACCGGCAACGTTCTTTGTGACAGGGCATTATCTAAAAGACCAGCCAAAGCTGATTAAACGAATGGTACGAGAAGGCCATATTGTTGGAAATCACTCTTGGCACCATCCGGACTTAACGCAAGTAAACGATAAGCGTTTTAAAGAAGAGCTGCAAAAAGTAGAAGATAAATACAAAGACATTACCGGACGAGACGATATGCAATATATTCGCTCACCCCGTGGCGTCTTTAGTGAACGTACGCTAGCTTTATCACAAGAGGAAGGCTATATTAACGTTTTTTGGTCACTGGCATTTGTGGATTGGATGACAAATGCACAAAAAGGCTGGCGCTATTCTTATGACAACATTATGGCTCAAATCCACCCGGGTGCTATCTTACTTCTTCATACCGTTTCAAAGGATAATGCAGAGGCGCTTGATAAAGCAATTCACGATCTTCAAGAAGAAGGATATACGTTCAAAAGCATTGATGATCTTGTGTTTGAGCGTGAAAAAGTAGCTCCAATTGAGAAAAAAGAACCTACCGATATGACAGAGCAAAAAACTCCTTAA
- the rlmD gene encoding 23S rRNA (uracil(1939)-C(5))-methyltransferase RlmD, translated as MNKPKQEMKVQKGQTFPLTIKRLGINGEGVGYFKRQVVFVPGALPDEEVVVEATNVQRNFAEGRIKRIRKKSPQRVNPPCPIYEQCGGCQLQHLSYEGQLDSKRDIVSQAFERHSSLKNVESKIKSTIGMEDPWRYRNKSQFQVGMDKQKVIAGLYGINSHRLIDIENCPIQHRATNHVTKEMKRILQDLKIPVYDEKKRGGVVRTLVTRVGFETGEVQLVLITAQKDIPRKDLLLEEIKRCLPEVKSVVQNVNGQKTSLIFGDETFTLAGKPVIQETLGDISFELSARAFFQLNPQQTVKLYDEVKKAAALTGEEKIVDAYCGVGTIGLWLADDAKEIRGMDTIEESIVDARKNAKDHGFENATYVTGPAEQWLPKWVSEGWKPDVIVVDPPRTGCDEKLLKAILQVKPKKVVYVSCNPSTLAKDVQILSKYYKVKNVQPVDMFPHTAHVESVTTLKLKSMHK; from the coding sequence ATGAATAAACCTAAACAAGAAATGAAGGTTCAAAAAGGACAAACCTTTCCGCTTACTATTAAGCGTCTTGGTATTAACGGTGAAGGAGTTGGATACTTCAAACGCCAAGTTGTCTTTGTTCCTGGTGCGTTGCCAGATGAAGAAGTAGTTGTTGAAGCAACGAACGTACAGCGTAACTTTGCGGAAGGTCGTATTAAGCGTATTCGCAAAAAATCACCACAGCGCGTTAACCCTCCCTGTCCCATCTATGAGCAGTGTGGAGGCTGCCAGCTTCAGCACTTGTCGTATGAAGGCCAGCTTGATTCAAAGCGTGACATTGTCTCACAAGCCTTTGAACGTCATAGCTCATTGAAAAACGTTGAGTCAAAAATCAAATCAACAATTGGTATGGAAGATCCGTGGCGTTATCGAAACAAGTCACAGTTTCAGGTTGGAATGGACAAGCAAAAAGTCATTGCCGGCCTATATGGAATCAATTCACACCGCTTAATTGACATTGAAAACTGTCCGATTCAACATCGCGCGACAAATCATGTGACAAAAGAAATGAAGCGTATTTTACAAGATTTAAAAATTCCTGTGTACGACGAGAAAAAGCGCGGTGGGGTTGTTCGTACACTTGTGACGCGCGTTGGATTTGAAACAGGTGAAGTGCAGCTTGTTTTAATTACGGCACAAAAAGATATTCCGCGTAAAGACTTACTATTAGAGGAAATCAAACGTTGTCTACCGGAAGTGAAATCTGTTGTTCAAAACGTAAACGGTCAAAAAACGTCGCTAATCTTTGGTGATGAAACGTTTACGCTAGCAGGCAAGCCAGTCATTCAAGAAACGTTAGGAGATATCTCATTTGAACTATCAGCTCGCGCTTTCTTCCAATTAAATCCTCAGCAAACCGTTAAGCTTTATGACGAAGTGAAAAAAGCAGCGGCGCTAACAGGAGAAGAAAAAATCGTTGATGCTTACTGTGGTGTTGGAACGATTGGTTTATGGTTAGCGGATGACGCCAAAGAAATCCGCGGAATGGATACCATTGAAGAATCAATTGTGGATGCGCGTAAAAATGCGAAAGATCACGGCTTTGAAAATGCCACATATGTAACAGGGCCAGCCGAGCAGTGGTTACCAAAATGGGTAAGTGAAGGCTGGAAGCCGGACGTTATCGTCGTGGATCCACCGCGTACGGGCTGTGATGAAAAGCTTTTAAAAGCAATTTTACAAGTGAAGCCGAAGAAAGTTGTTTACGTATCTTGTAACCCATCGACTCTTGCAAAAGACGTCCAAATTCTTTCAAAGTACTACAAAGTAAAAAACGTACAGCCAGTCGATATGTTCCCTCATACGGCTCACGTTGAGTCTGTGACGACATTGAAGTTGAAAAGTATGCATAAATAA